The sequence CATGGTGGGAGGAGTTCAAGAAAGCTAACTTACCTCTAAAATCACCACGGTCTGCTCCTCATTTGAAATGGCAACCCCCTCCCCCTTGGTTATATCAAATTGAATGTTGATGCTGCATTGAATATTGGAGATGGGAGTACTGGTATTGGTGGGATATTTAGAGATCATGAAGGCGTGTGCTTGGGTGTTTTTTCAAACTTCTTAGCACTCTCTAGTTCTCCTACCCATGGTGAGATGTTGGCTTTAATCGAGGGAGTGAGCTTAGCAGTTCAGCATGGTCTGGTTCctttaaaagttgaaacagATTGTCAAGTGTTGGTGGACGCATTACAAACAAGGATTTTAAGAGATTCAAACCTGGGATTCCTTATGGATGATCTGCGTGAAGGACTGAGGACGGCATCGGCTGCTAATTTGTCTTTTGTCCGCCGAAGTGCTAACAGAGTTGCCCACTCTTTGGCGCAGGCTGCTTTGCATACTAGAATAAATTTGGGTTTCTCTATTGTACCTCTTCTATTTGTTGAGGAGCTTATTTCTGATGAATATTGTAATGATCCTTGATCAATGAAGTAAATtcattctttcaaaaaaaaaaataataataataatcggAGGGGATGAAGTTGTAACTTTGAGGCCAATTGCCCGACAAAAACCAGGTCTGATTCTTCGAAAACTCAGAGTCTGATCCTGACCTTCTTCCACACAGTCAACGATTTGGCTTACTAAAGGAGCATGGTGGCGCCACGTGGTAGAGCATGTCTAGTCCTCAGCTCGGATCTGGGTCCGGTTGAGAGAGTTGTGGCTATGTTGTATCGCATATGTGGGGTGAGAGAGACGAATGACACTGtttgtaatttcatttcaagtttAAGGACAGTTCAAGAACAATTATTATAAGGTGACtttttttatcatgatggAATAATTAGTGACCGTTTtatcatttcatattttccactacaaaaaatgtttgttttagCTACCGCGGCTTGTGACAGCGCGCAAATGTCATCGCCAATAGTTATGTACAGCTAGAGCTATGCTTCTCTTTAATCTGGTATCTTACATTTGTCATTTCTATAAATTAACGATCTGAAACCACTAGTCTTTATTATACTTTTGGTGCTTCAACATAATTCTACATATTgattgttttctctctctcatgttcTATATCGAAGTTTACCAATTTGTTATGATAATAGAAGAAACATATTGGTATTCTGTTCTATTAGGATTGAatgtttttgagttgataAAGGCCATGTTTTGAAAGTTATACTCATTCTTTTTGGGAAAGCTCATCAGTTCTAAGCCAATGT is a genomic window of Fragaria vesca subsp. vesca unplaced genomic scaffold, FraVesHawaii_1.0 scf0512900, whole genome shotgun sequence containing:
- the LOC101293741 gene encoding uncharacterized protein LOC101293741, translating into MLALIEGVSLAVQHGLVPLKVETDCQVLVDALQTRILRDSNLGFLMDDLREGLRTASAANLSFVRRSANRVAHSLAQAALHTRINLGFSIVPLLFVEELISDEYCNDP